The Glycine soja cultivar W05 chromosome 15, ASM419377v2, whole genome shotgun sequence region atgttttttttttagaatgaatTTGAGTTATGTTTTGGATCATTTAATTTCAACCAAAATTATTTtcctacatttttaaaaaatatatattatttttaaataattatgtattaagaataatttttttattttatatataacattttatttaacctgatattatttttaataatattatttttttaaaaaaaatatactttaatttaaatttagattTCTTTTATTCTACCATTTAATTATACACAATGTTAATATTCATGTTAAAAGGTCATGCCGATCTTATCTTGTTTCACATATTACGGATTTTTTAGGTTGGATTAGGgttcaattaaataattaatcaagctTTGGGATAAGTTAGGAACAAAGACAATCCTGTCCCAATCCATCTCTTGCTAACTCTTATGCTGCGTCACCATAcaattatatatagataaaaaaaaatacctctcTATATACAAGTCTTCAATATGTTGTTTGGTGTTTACACTTTGCACAAACCCTTCTCTCCGTTCTTATTTTGTTGGACTTTTCTTCTAAGCAGGAATGTTGGACCGACTTATCCAATAACTTTATACGTTCATGATCATTATTCTGTCCAAATATCAGTTGAGTAGCAACTAATCAAGGAAAGTGCTCTCATCTATCCCAgaagcttttttattttatttttgggtgGGACATAAAATAGGTGGCAGTTAGCCAGTTAGGTTACCCTTGACAAGTAACAAAAAGTTGCCCCTGCTTTCGGCTGTCCTAAGAGTGGGGCTATTAGTAGCTGAATTATAGATTAATTATCCTTCCATCAAatactttctttattttgttttggcccttctttatatatttattcctaaacaaagaaaaagagtaaCATTTACTAATTGATCCataagttaattaatataatacaaCTAATACTATACACTGATAGGTAGTTATTCGAGAATATTCCGGTTGCTTACAACTTGGTACATTTCTGCCAAACTTGTTCGCATGTCTAATGTCCTGTCTATTCAAATGGAAGTGATATTGGTGGGGAAGAGGAGACATGTCATTACATTAGGGAGTTAGATTAAAGAATATttgttaccttttttttttctcctataaatttttttcatataacgTATAGACGAAATTtatactttcaatttttttgtggaTATTATAAAAAACGACCCACAATTCACACATCCTTCACTACCCATTCGTTGTGGCTTAGGTAGCTAGGTcttcagaaaacaaaagaaaatataataccTCTCTTAAAGTACACATAAATGACATAGGACAACGATTTTTCGTTTGTTCATAAATGAAAGTACCGTAATATTATTCTTTGACATGTGTCCTCCACATGCGTATATACTTCGTCCGAGCTATAACACATGCAAGCACATGCTATTAAACCTTCATAAAATAGACTATCCAGCCCCAACAAGCCACGTATATCCTACTCGTTTTCAACGAGGTCCAAATTTAACATTTCGTATAATGCTTATCGCATATTCAACATTTATGCATGgtatcttatttttaagatgTATGCAGACTTtcaactataaaaaatttatttaattttacaatatttaATTGCCTTCTCTTTTATTGATTCCAACACCTGAGCTCAAGATATTTTACATGAGTGACGTATTTAATGAATGTTTGAGTTGACAATGATAATATGTCTGTAATCATTGCGacacaaaataataatgtagATAAACTaactatttatatataactGATTGTGATAGCTATCTCTTATGATTTTATATGAATCATATTTTggaataagaaattaatttgtggTAAATATATATAAGACTATTAATTAGAACAATCGccgttataatttttttatttaccggTGACAAATGTATAATGTATAAAACGTGCACAGTGTTTCCAATTTATACGCCAGTAACTTCTGGTTACAATACAAATTGATCATTATGTTTACTAGTACAAATACGATTGGAAGAAAAATTCAATTACATGAATTATATATCTAATAGTAATCATCAGTAATCAGACAACCCTAGTACTATTACAATTTGAAGACAACATTACCAACCACTATAGCTAGAGGTAGAGTTACCAGACCTTGCATGTAATCATCGATCAGCAAGGAAAAAAACTACAAGAAAATATGAGTTATGCAAAAGCATATACAAAAAGCAtaatcacaaataaaaataattaatcaagtgTAGTAATGAGAGATCCTTATCGTCTAGATCTGTCTCTTCCACTCGTGCCACGATTTTcggtatatgtatatatgtgtagGCATCACTTTTTTTGGGTCGCTATTCTTTCTCATTGAGAAAGACAACACCTTCTTCACATTTGACTGTTTGGTCTCCATGATGTTGATCATCACATGAACTCTTATAAATTCCCACCAAGCTTTTTGCCTTCAAAGACTCCCTTTCCCAATCTGTGTTGTATACCACAACTAGAATAGAGACCGCGCATGCTATCTGTGCTGCCAATAAGCCATAGCAAAGCCCCACCAACCCTAGTTTCCAAACAAATGCCATCACTATGGCCACTGGTGCCCCCACAAGGTAAAATGAGTAGAAATTTATCCCTGCCCCAACACCAGGCCTAGCACTCCCTCTAAGGATTCCACAGCTTGTGGTTTGAGGGCAATTTGCTAACTCACAAACCCCAATTATGGGCAACACACTCATGGTTAGTTCCAACACCTCACTATCACTTGTGAACACCCTCCCCCATCTATTTCTCCCTATTGTGGTCCACAACAACCCTAATATTGAACTTGCAAGTGACATTCCTATTGCCACAATTGTTGACAACCTTGCCCTCTCAGGTTGACCTGCCCCAAGCTCGTTCCCAACCCTAGTTGACACTGAAGCACTCAGTGCCGTTGGTAAAGTGTACATGAGAGATGTTGTTTGTATCACTATGCCAGCAGTGGCTAAAGCAACTCGCGGGTTATGCAGGTAGCCCGCGAGAATCGTCATGAACTCGTACCACCACCACTCCAAGCACACCCCTAAGCAACTCTGAATGGAAAACCTAATTAGCATGCCCCACTCTTTTcctagtgttgttgttgtttttaatgagGTTTGGTCTTGGTGATGATGTTGTCGTGGTGACGACGACAAGGGACGAGATGATATTAGTAAAGGCATGGAAAGTGACCCCTTAGAGACGCGCATGTAGAGCATGTATGATAGGAGGAAGAAAAGGGTGTTGAAGTTGGCAACAAAAGCTGACATAGCAATCCCGGGCACACCAAGGTGGAGTTTGAAGGTCAAAAAAGCCACGATGGGGATGTGTATGAGAATGGAAAGCAAAGTGCACCACAATAGAGGCCAAGTTGTCCCTTTGCTACGTAAATAGATTCGAATCGGGTGAAGGAGGCTGTTAGCAATTAGGTCAGGGATTGAGAAGAAGCAATAAACACTTGCCACTTTGGTTATCTCAGGGTTTTGGTGAAGCCATAACATGAGTGGCTCGAGCTTGAGCCACAAGAGAGAAATGGGTAGTGAAGCTACCAATAACATGATAATTGTCCTTTGTAGAGTGAGAGAGACCAAAGAGAAGTTTCTTGAACCGAAGGCTTGAGTGCAAAGAGGTTCCATTCCCATGGCTAAACCTGAGAGGACTGAGAAACCGGTTATGTTGGTGAAGCCTATGGCCAAAGCACCACCTGCTAGCTCAAGGCTTCCCAACCTTCCCATGCACACAACTAAGACCATGTTTTTTATGTATCCCACAAGGCTCATGGCTGCTATTGGAACTCCTATGTCCCCCATTCTCTTAAGCTCATCCACTACCTATAGCAAACAAATTAAACACAATGAAAATAGttaatgttattgtataaatgaATGTGCTTATATTACAATATAGAAGATAATATATTTGATAGAATCTGGTGCATTAATATTGATATGGTCGCAACTATAAtatgttgatataaaataatatgaacTATAGTATAAGTGATAAACAAGTGAGATTAAGAGTGAAAATCATGGACGAGGGTGGAAGGTTCTGAAAGGATGTATGTAAGGTCTCGTTTGTTCGTACCTCAGCAGTTGGCGGGTATGTCTTTTGGGATTTCTCCTCCGCAACCATCttaaacgtttttttttttcctctttcttgTTTGCGTGTGGTTTGAGGTATGtgataaagagaaacaaaaattattgaaatagtgggtgtcttttttttttttttctccccaaAACACTCCTCCAAGTACAAAGTGAGAGGGGACCAGAGGAAGAGAAGGGAGGGAACAAGAAAATTGGGGTGTGAGAATCAGGAGTAAGAGGAGAGACCTTTATATAAGGTTTGGAGGTGGTGGGGTAGGTATGGTATATTCTTTAAAAGTTAATGCTATATAGTAGTATATTACGTTATTATTAGAAGACAAAATAATTCCAAAAGCCTAAACTAACACAATTGATTTCCAGCATGGATGGTAAGAATCAAAGAGAAATTATAGTGAAATTTTAATGTACGACATTTTGAGAGAGAAATACACACacgaaaaattatatatatatatatatatatatatatatatatatatatatatatatatatata contains the following coding sequences:
- the LOC114387448 gene encoding protein DETOXIFICATION 55-like; translation: MVAEEKSQKTYPPTAEVVDELKRMGDIGVPIAAMSLVGYIKNMVLVVCMGRLGSLELAGGALAIGFTNITGFSVLSGLAMGMEPLCTQAFGSRNFSLVSLTLQRTIIMLLVASLPISLLWLKLEPLMLWLHQNPEITKVASVYCFFSIPDLIANSLLHPIRIYLRSKGTTWPLLWCTLLSILIHIPIVAFLTFKLHLGVPGIAMSAFVANFNTLFFLLSYMLYMRVSKGSLSMPLLISSRPLSSSPRQHHHQDQTSLKTTTTLGKEWGMLIRFSIQSCLGVCLEWWWYEFMTILAGYLHNPRVALATAGIVIQTTSLMYTLPTALSASVSTRVGNELGAGQPERARLSTIVAIGMSLASSILGLLWTTIGRNRWGRVFTSDSEVLELTMSVLPIIGVCELANCPQTTSCGILRGSARPGVGAGINFYSFYLVGAPVAIVMAFVWKLGLVGLCYGLLAAQIACAVSILVVVYNTDWERESLKAKSLVGIYKSSCDDQHHGDQTVKCEEGVVFLNEKE